The Vicia villosa cultivar HV-30 ecotype Madison, WI linkage group LG1, Vvil1.0, whole genome shotgun sequence genome includes a region encoding these proteins:
- the LOC131609017 gene encoding zinc finger BED domain-containing protein RICESLEEPER 2-like yields MRGNTDKEVAQSRLSVGSDNTPSLATWAYNHARVREVAAHMILGHEFPFSVMEGVIFNEFLKEIYPWYKKISRHQVKLDCETFYEAERVKMKRSMSQINRISLTTDLWWSGEQRIGYMTVTGHFIDSKWQLHERVLSFKNVPPPHSGEVLCRELIKVMDDWGIRDKVVSISVDNASANDNCISRLKRDFSGRRNLPLDGKLFHVRCCAHILNLLVQDGLDMIKVIVDKVRNSVKYLLNSETRCKAFKKIVDELQLEGRMQVLDTKNRWNSTWLMLSTAYHYREVWPRYAEENGAFLNFLPDANDWEDVHDICKFLEVFADVTGIISGTSYPTANLFLAELFRVKVLLDNPSEISNNPQLQALANEMKLKYEKYWAESNTLISIAAILDPRYKMIFIKWVYPFLYPNATQAASYEQELATNLHTLFQLYQDTFGVNDAPISETPEVGSSFGLGKRSFERFLETVVGSSNTKSDLDLYLEESPLKVPQTPSLMF; encoded by the exons ATGAGAGGTAATACTGACAAGGAGGTAGCACAGTCTAGGTTAAGTGTAGGTTCTGATAATACTCCTAGTTTGGCAACCTGGGCATATAACCATGCTAGGGTTAGAGAGGTTGCAGCTCATATGATTCTAGGGCATGAATTTCCTTTTTCTGTTATGGAAGGTGTGATTTTTAATGAATTCCTTAAAGAGATTTATCCTTGGTACAAAAAGATTAGTAGACATCAGGTTAAGTTGGATTGTGAAACATTTTATGAAGCTGAGAGAGTTAAGATGAAAAGGTCAATGTCACAGATTAACAGGATCAGTCTTACAACTGACCTGTGGTGGTCTGGTGAACAAAGAATTGGTTATATGACTGTGACTGGCCATTTCATTGATTCAAAATGGCAGCTTCATGAAAGAGttttatcttttaagaatgttcCTCCACCACATTCTGGTGAAGTTTTATGTAGGGAATTGATTAAGGTGATGGATGATTGGGGTATAAGAGATAAAGTTGTTTCTATTTCAGTTGACAATGCTAGTGCCAATGATAATTGTATTTCTAGATTGAAGAGAGATTTTTCTGGTAGGAGAAATCTTCCACTGGATGGAAAATTGTTTCATGTTAGATGTTGTGCACACATCTTAAATTTGTTGGTTCAGGATGGGCTTGATATGATAAAGGTGATTGTGGATAAAGTTAGGAATAGTGTCAAATATTTGTTGAATTCTGAAACAAGGTGCAAAGCATTCAAGAAAATTGTTGATGAGTTGCAACTTGAGGGCAGGATGCAAGTATTGGATACTAAGAACAGATGGAACTCAACTTGGTTGATGTTGTCCACAGCTTACCATTACAGAGAAGTATGGCCTAGATATGCTGAAGAAAATGGAGCATTTCTTAATTTTTTGCCTGATGCAAATGATTGGGAAGATGTTCATGATATTTGCAAGTTTTTGGAAGTTTTTGCTGATGTGACAGGAATTATTAGTGGTACATCTTACCCTACTGCTAATTTGTTTTTGGCTGAGCTTTTCAGGGTGAAGGTTTTACTTGATAACCCCTCTGAAATCTCAAACAATCCTCAGTTACAGGCCCTTGCTAATGAGATGAAGTTGAAGTATGAAAAGTATTGGGCAGAGTCTAATACATTGATTTCTATTGCTGCAATTCTTGATCCAAG gtataaaatgataTTCATCAAATGGGTATATCCCTTCTTGTATCCAAATGCTACTCAAGCAGCTTCCTATGAACAAGAGTTGGCAACAAACTTACACACTCTATTCCAATTGTATCAAGACACCTTTGGAGTTAATGATGCCCCTATTTCTGAAACTCCTGAAGTAGGAAGTAGTTTTGGATTAGGAAAGAGAAGTTTTGAGAGGTTTTTAGAAACTGTGGTTGGTAGTTCTAATACAAAATCAGATCTTGACTTGTATCTTGAGGAGTCTCCATTGAAGGTTCCCCAAACACCAAGTTTGATGTTTTAA